From Argopecten irradians isolate NY chromosome 2, Ai_NY, whole genome shotgun sequence, the proteins below share one genomic window:
- the LOC138316068 gene encoding uncharacterized protein, giving the protein MYKHSSFCQRLLLLSRKHQNFPLPYLLSRGFRTTAAHNATHEPNSHISGDQTKQARKKTYQKATSSKLHVIVDSENQKLDLNNLYPGGQRAQSVVKNASQQTSKTNPHLSLFRKDGVDPFHYSLIYNNIKETEKFGTKHHLLKNVAIRLCLGWMVANFAFVSVVDFHVIPQHLQIVIVLAAAGYLYSFYRFYHYRKAYKETVFRLYKEKHGFNKTYIMVYPYRFTSSKQKVFTELEMKKLDPYEHPERFQVDWQKHRLLPDGFLPNHKSFLWEVLGHKPKND; this is encoded by the exons ATGTACAAACACTCTAGTTTTTGTCAGAGACTACTGTTGTTGTCAAGAAAACATCag AACTTTCCACTACCCTACCTTCTCAGTCGTGGATTTCGAACGACAGCTGCCCATAATGCAACACATGAACCCAATTCTCATATCAGCGGGGATCAAACAAAACAAGCAAGAAAAAAGACTTATCAGAAAGCAACTTCATCAAAATTGCATGTCATTGTTGATTCTGAAAACCAGAAACTGGATCTGAACAATTTATATCCTGGTGGACAAAGAGCACAATCTGTAGTAAAAAATGCATCACAGCAAACCTCTAAGACGAATCCCCATCTGTCATTGTTTAGAAAAGACGGCGTTGACCCGTTTCATTACTCACTGATTTACAACAATATTAAAGAGACGGAAAAATTCGGGACAAAACACCATCTTCTGAAAAATGTCGCCATAAGATTGTGTCTGGGTTGGATGGTTGCCAATTTTGCCTTTGTAAGTGTCGTGGACTTCCATGTGATTCCTCAACACCTACAGATAGTAATAGTCTTAGCTGCCGCTGGCTATCTCTATTCCTTTTATAGATTTTACCATTACAGAAAAGCCTACAAAGAAACTGTTTTTCGACTTTACAAAGAGAAGCATGGCTTCAACAAGACATATATAATGGTGTACCCATACAGGTTTACCTCTTCAAAACAAAAAGTGTTTACTGAATTGGAAATGAAGAAGTTAGACCCATACGAACACCCAGAACGATTCCAGGTAGATTGGCAAAAGCATCGTCTCTTACCAGATGGCTTTTTACCCAATCATAAATCATTTCTGTGGGAAGTTTTAGGTCATAAACCAAAAAATGATTGA
- the LOC138316067 gene encoding uncharacterized protein, which yields MTGSGNGGACSGKGVYLKLTVLFLLSSTIYVYLYSSITMQTFAIGEVMKGTINDIQRWRDKMEGWVQMIGGGGSQINAKFVKNASFAENMQNKSKLEVRHRVSEQYNNSVSGTKKPSKSTFLHQKPTRSFVKNSTGSSVGGKTEVLLTLFTSWPTKAEKYTCHNNTIKNWAQLKPHIQPVLFTQETLLAEEATEKGWAVLPVRKAGRGVPILKYMYKDAMERYNSTFYAFSNGDILYSQSLIETLQTVLKSSQIPKGKPMMIIGRRTNVQDMTSAEAVSGDKVQKTAKVRGKIFTVWAEDYFITSANYPWKDIPEVVIGRRAYDNWLVSNARKQKHVTIDATDTLVALHQTTKAGNQEGFKADNPEYNHNLLRRMYRHLHYAAGLTSCADYYTRYHEKRQIQILKRTVPRSCFPV from the coding sequence ATGACTGGTTCCGGTAATGGAGGTGCGTGTTCCGGTAAAGGTGTGTATCTGAAGTTGACAGTCCTGTTTTTACTCAGTAGCACTATATACGTGTACCTGTACTCTAGCATCACCATGCAGACGTTCGCTATCGGTGAGGTGATGAAAGGCACCATCAATGACATCCAGCGATGGAGAGATAAGATGGAAGGCTGGGTACAAATGATTGGTGGTGGCGGGTCTCAAATTAATGCAAAATTTGTCAAAAATGCGTCATTTGCAGAAAACATGCAAAACAAAAGTAAACTTGAAGTTAGACATCGGGTATCAGAACAGTATAATAACAGTGTATCGGGAACGAAAAAACCTTCGAAATCAACATTTTTGCACCAAAAGCCTACACGAAGTTTTGTGAAAAATTCAACAGGAAGTAGTGTCGGTGGTAAAACGGAAGTGCTTCTAACACTATTTACCTCATGGCCGACAAAAGCAGAAAAGTATACTTGCCACAACAACACAATAAAGAACTGGGCACAGTTAAAGCCTCATATCCAGCCGGTTCTGTTTACCCAAGAAACATTACTGGCAGAGGAAGCAACAGAGAAAGGCTGGGCTGTACTTCCGGTTCGAAAAGCCGGAAGAGGAGTGCCAATtctgaaatatatgtacaagGATGCCATGGAACGATATAATTCAACATTCTACGCTTTTTCTAACGGTGATATACTGTACAGTCAATCACTTATAGAAACATTACAAACCGTGCTTAAATCTTCTCAGATACCTAAAGGCAAACCAATGATGATAATCGGCAGAAGAACCAACGTACAAGATATGACGTCAGCAGAGGCAGTTTCTGGCGACAAAGTTCAAAAGACGGCGAAAGTGCGAGGAAAAATATTCACCGTTTGGGCTGAGGATTACTTCATAACGTCAGCGAATTACCCGTGGAAGGATATACCGGAAGTTGTAATTGGTCGGAGGGCGTATGATAACTGGTTAGTATCGAACGCACGTAAACAGAAACATGTTACTATAGACGCTACTGACACACTTGTGGCCCTCCACCAAACGACAAAGGCGGGGAATCAAGAGGGATTCAAGGCCGACAACCCTGAGTACAATCACAATCTACTTCGGCGAATGTATCGTCATCTTCATTACGCCGCCGGTCTGACGTCATGCGCAGACTATTACACGCGttaccatgaaaaaagacaaatacaaattttaaaGAGAACGGTTCCGAGATCGTGTTTTCCTGTTTGA